The following proteins come from a genomic window of Microtus ochrogaster isolate Prairie Vole_2 unplaced genomic scaffold, MicOch1.0 UNK1, whole genome shotgun sequence:
- the Tapbpl gene encoding tapasin-related protein has translation MGSEPSWCLLLCLALSGAAGTEPPTAERPWQPTDIVLDCFLVTEDRHRGAFASKGDRERALLVLKQVPVPDDGSLDDITDFQASTVDKEDSPVIFEASVDLVQIPQAEALLHADCSGKVVTCEISQYFLHARPEATSERAAWFMSNVQVSRGGPSVSMVMKTLENAETGAVWHPTQNLPLSPQGTIKVAVEFQVTSETQALNRLLGSPVTLHCSFSMAPSLDVIGVEWRLQHKGSGQLVYSWKAGHVQATRKGATLEPEQLHAAGDASLTLANLTLKDEGTYICQITTSLYQAQQIISLDILAPPKVQLNLANKDLPASLICSVAGYYPLDVVVTWIREERGRIPAQVSGASFSSIRQSMMGTYSISSTVTAEPGLAGATYICQVTHISLEEPLRVSMRVLPDTEPTTVFGVFFATVLFVLALLLLKLCRQQDLP, from the exons ATGGGCTCGGAGCCCAGCTGGTGTCTGCTGCTCTGTCTGGCTCTCTCTGGCGCAGCTGGGACTG AGCCCCCCACAGCAGAGAGACCGTGGCAGCCCACTGACATAGTCTTGGACTGCTTCTTGGTGACAGAAGACAGGCATCGAGGGGCTTTTGCCAGCaagggggacagggagagggcCCTGCTTGTGCTGAAGCAGGTGCCAGTGCCGGATGATGGCTCCCTAGACGACATCACTGATTTCCAAGCCAGCACAGTGGACAAAGAAGACTCACCTGTTATCTTCGAGGCCTCAG TGGACTTGGTACAGATCCCTCAAGCAGAGGCCTTGCTCCATGCGGACTGCAGCGGGAAGGTGGTGACCTGTGAGATCTCCCAGTACTTCCTCCATGCTAGACCAGAGGCCACTTCGGAGAGAGCAGCTTGGTTCATGAGCAACGTGCAGGTATCTAGAGGGGGACCCAGTGTCTCCATGGTGATGAAGACTCTAGAAAATGCTGAAACTGGAGCTGTCTGGCACCCTACGCAGAACCTACCCCTGAGTCCCCAGGGTACGATCAAGGTTGCAG TGGAGTTCCAGGTGACGTCAGAGACCCAAGCCCTGAATCGCCTGCTGGGGTCCCCTGTGACCTTGCACTGCAGTTTCTCCATGGCACCCAGCCTGGACGTCATTGGGGTGGAGTGGCGGCTGCAGCACAAAGGCAGCGGGCAGCTGGTGTACAGCTGGAAGGCAGGGCATGTGCAGGCTACGCGCAAGGGCGCAACGCTGGAGCCTGAGCAGCTGCACGCGGCTGGAGATGCCTCGCTCACCTTAGCCAACCTCACTCTGAAGGATGAGGGAACCTACATCTGCCAGATCACTACCTCTCTGTACCAAGCTCAACAAATCATCTCCCTTGACATCCTAG CTCCCCCCAAAGTACAACTGAACTTGGCAAACAAGGATCTGCCCGCCTCCCTGATCTGCAGTGTCGCTGGCTATTACCCTCTGGATGTGGTGGTGACATGGATTCGGGAGGAGCGGGGTAGAATTCCAGCCCAAGTCTCTGGggcctccttctccagcatcaggCAAAGCATGATGGGGACCTACAGCATCTCATCCACTGTGACAGCTGAGCCTGGCCTGGCAGGCGCCACTTACATCTGCCAAGTTACCCACATCTCCCTGGAGGAGCCGCTGAGAGTCAGCATGAGGGTTTTACCCGACACAG AGCCAACAACAGTCTTTGGAGTCTTCTTTGCCACCGTTCTCTTCGTTCTTGCGCTGTTGTTGCTGAAACTCTGCAGACAGCAAG ACCTGCCATGA